The Euphorbia lathyris chromosome 2, ddEupLath1.1, whole genome shotgun sequence genome includes a window with the following:
- the LOC136218801 gene encoding cold-responsive protein kinase 1-like has translation MTCLYSCFRKMGVSPPKHTVDANYDVSTIQNAKSYTYKELRIATDTFCPTNKIGEGGFGSVYKGTLKDGTVAAIKVLSADSRQGVREFLTEIKMIADVEHENLVKLYGYCAEGDHRILVYGYLVNNSLAQTLLGRGHSSIQFSWPVRRKICVGVAQGLAFLHEEVQPRIVHRDIKASNILLDRDLMPKISDFGLAKLFPDNKTHISTRVAGTAGYLAPEYAVRGQLTRKADIYSFGVLLLEIVCGRPNTNRRLPSDEQYLLERVWEMYENTELENLVDTSMNGEYDAEEACRYMKIGLMCTQDMPKLRPAMSMVVKMLKGEMDVNDEAITRPGMLSELMGIRSDRRNKGKVSSKNSTSTLSGDSSKLENSSSSSAAPTSHATMTFNSIYDRK, from the exons ATGACTTGTTTGTATTCATGCTTCAGAAAGATGGGAGTCTCCCCACCAAAGCATACTGTAGATGCGAATTATG ATGTTTCTACTATTCAAAATGCCAAGTCCTACACTTACAAAGAACTGCGAATAGCAACTGACACTTTTTGTCCTACCAATAAAATTGGAGAGGGTGGTTTTGGTTCTGTCTATAAG GGAACGCTCAAAGATGGCACTGTGGCTGCTATAAAAGTACTGTCTGCTGACTCAAGGCAAGGAGTTCGGGAATTTTTGACAGAAATAAAAATGATTGCAGATGTTGAGCATGAAAACCTGGTTAAACTGTATGGTTATTGTGCAGAAGGAGACCATCGAATTTTGGTCTATGGCTATCTTGTGAATAACAGCCTTGCACAAACACTTCTTG GTCGAGGCCACAGCAGCATCCAGTTTAGTTGGCCTGTTAGGCGCAAAATATGTGTAGGTGTTGCGCAAGGTCTTGCATTTCTTCATGAAGAAGTCCAACCTCGTATTGTTCATAGGGAcatcaaagcaagcaatattCTCCTTGATAGAGACCTCATGCCTAAAATTTCTGATTTTGGGCTTGCAAAGCTTTTCCCAGATAACAAGACCCATATTAGTACACGTGTTGCTGGAACTGC TGGTTATCTGGCACCTGAATATGCTGTCCGTGGTCAGTTGACAAGGAAAGCAGATATATACAGTTTTGGTGTTCTACTACTAGAAATTGTTTGTGGGAGGCCCAACACGAACAGGCGGTTACCCTCGGATGAGCAATATCTTCTTGAAAGG GTATGGGAGATGTAtgagaacacggaattggaaaACTTGGTCGACACATCAATGAATGGAGAGTATGATGCAGAAGAGGCTTGTAGATACATGAAGATTGGGCTTATGTGCACCCAAGACATGCCAAAACTCCGGCCAGCTATGTCAATGGTGGTGAAGATGCTAAAGGGTGAGATGGATGTAAATGATGAAGCGATAACAAGACCGGGAATGCTTTCAGAGTTGATGGGTATCAGAAGCGACAGACGGAACAAAGGTAAGGTGAGCTCGAAGAACTCAACTTCTACATTATCCGGCGATTCAAGTAAACTGGAGaactcatcttcatcatcagcAGCTCCCACCTCACATGCTACCATGACCTTCAACTCGATATATGACCGCAAGTAA